In Methylotenera versatilis 79, the DNA window CGTAAAAACAAGGTGAAACCAAACGTAGAGGCGTATTCGCACGCGCGCCATAACACTTGCGTATCAATGATGGCTTCGTCTGCTTGGCTGAAACCGACACAGCCAGCTTCGGTCAATTTACACATTTCAGTGAGTAATTTACCTTCTAGCTGACGCGTTAATGCACCGAGTGGATAAACATGCGCCAAGTTGAGTTGTTTGGCGCGGTATTTCAGCATTTCAACAAGCCCAGGCTCATCTAACACTGGCTGCGTATCTGGTGTGCAAGCGAGGCTGGTCACGCCGCCAGCTGCCGCTGCATTTAACTCGCTCACCAATGTTGCGCTGTATTCAGAACCAGGCTCGCGTAGTCTTGCGCTTAAATCGATAAAGCCAGGGCTAACGATTAAGCCGCTGGCATCAATAGTTTGATTCGCTGTAAAGTCGGCTGGCTTGTTGCCAATAGCAACGATTTTTCCAGCAGCGATGTAAACGTCATGCTGGGCATCAATTTTATTTTTCGGGTCAATCAAATGCCCATTTTTAATATGAATTTTCATACGCTATTCCCTACTTGTCCGCCTACACTGCCACCACCAAGAATCGCCATAACTGCCATGCGCACGGCGATACCATAAGTCACTTGCGGCAATATAACGGATTGGTTGCCATCCGCCACGCAAGAATCAATCTCTACACCGCGGTTCATCGGGCCAGGATGCATGACGATTGCATCAGGTTTAGCTAATTGCAGTTTTTCTTGTGTTAAGCCAAAGGTTTTAAAATACTCTTGTGCCGATGGCAGCATCGCGCCGTTCATGCGTTCGTTTTGCAGACGCAGCATCATAATGACGTCTACATCTTTTAAGCCAGCTTTCATGTCATGGAAAACTTGCACACCGAGTTTTTCGACATCAGTCGGTAATAAAGTTTTGGGTGCGATCACACGCACTTCTGGCACGCCTAGTGTTGTCAGCGCATGAATCTCGCTTCTGGCAACGCGCGAGTGCAGCACATCGCCCACCAAAGCGACACGCAGGTTATGCATATCGGGTTTGTAGCGACGAATGGTGAAAACATCTAACAAGCCTTGCGTTGGATGCGCATGACGACCATCGCCCGCATTAATCACACTAATATTATCTGGCACATGTTGCGCAATAAAATGCGCCGCGCCGCTTTGGCTGTGGCGCACCACAAACATATCGGCATGCATGGCGATGAGATTATCCACCGTATCTAAAATCGTCTCGCCTTTTGATTGGCTAGATGTGCCCACATTCAGATTAATCACATCGGCAGACAATCTTTTTGCGGCGATTTCAAATGTAGTACGTGTGCGCGTGCTGTTTTCAAAGAAGATATTGCACACGGTTTTCCCGCGCAATAAAGGCACTTTTTTAATGTCGCGCTCGGCTACGCCAACAAAAGTTTCAGCAGTATCCAATATTTGATTGAGTATGCGCTTCGGCAAGCCCTCGATGGTGAGCAGGTGTTTTAGATTGCCGTCAGAATCAAGTTGTGGATTAATCATTATTGGGCTTTATTTGGCATTAACTAAATTTTCTGTGTCAGGATTATCTAAATTTTTCTTACTGAATTTATTTTAACAAGTCGTTTTCTGAAAAATTGTCTTCTAGGCTTAAATGCAACTTACCTTTGGTGTCTTGCGATAACTGTAAACTTTGCTTGGGATTGAGCAGAATTTCCGCCCCCACGATATTCGGCAAAATAGGCAGCTCTGCGCCGCCGCGGTTAATTAAAACTGCCAAAGTGATGCTCGCTGGTCTGCCGTAATCGAATAATTCATTCATCGCGGCGCGCGTGGTGCGGCCTGTGTAGAAGATATCATCGATTAAGATAATGTGTTTGTCTTGCACATTAAAGGCGATATTAGAAGGTTTAGATTGCGCTTTTAATCCGCGCTGCGCATAGTCATCGCGATATAGCGCGGCATCTAGCGTTCCATAAGGAATATCTAATTTTAAAGTCGCTAAGATGCGCTGCATTAACCATACGCCACCACTATGAATGCCTACAAAAGCGCACTGTCCAATAGATGGCGCTTGATTTAATTGCGTCTCAATTTTGGTGGTAATGTCGGTTAATAATGTTTCAGGATTCGGTAGTTGCATAGCCGTTTTTTGTTCAAAGTCCATCAAAGTGCGATTGTAATATGGTTTGTGCTGCGACGGCATCGATCAAGCCTTTTTGCTTGAAGCCCTTTACGCCGGCTGCGTTTAAGTTTTGTGCGGCATCTGCCGAACTCAGGCGCTCATCAATCATCATCACAGGCAAATTAAAACGGCCTTCTAGCCGCTGCGCAAATTTTTTAGCCAAACTGGTTAACAAATGTTCGCCACCATCCATATGCGTTGGCAAGCCAACGATTAACAGGCTAGGGCGCCATTCTTCAATAATCGTGGCAATGGCGTTAAAACGCGCATCGTTGGTTTCAGATTCAATTGTCGTCAGCGGATGCGCTACTTTTAATAAAGTCTCACCTACGGCAACACCAATGCGTTTTTCACCGAAATCAAAGGCTAATACCGTGCCAGTGATTTCCGGATATTTGCGCTCTAAAATCGGCAAATGGCTTTGGCTTAAGCTGTTACTCGATCTAATTTTTGGGCCGTTTTTAAGTAAGTCGCTTTGCATCATTTAAGCATGCCCAGCAACATCGGATAAATTAGCCAAATTAAGCCCCATTAACTGCATGGCGAGGTCAAATTTTTCATGATTTGGCGCGTCGAAAATAAGTGCGTGAATATCGTGCAGATTGTTTGTATCCAAACTTAACCATGTATTGTTAAGTATTTCTTCTTCCAGTTGGCCAGGTGTCCAGCCCGCATAACCCAAAGCCACCAGCATTTTTTCTGGCGCATTGTTTTCCGCAGCAGCTTCTAAGATATCTTTTGATGTGGTGAGCGCAATCGTGTTGCCGACTAAAATGGTTGAGTTGTATTCGATAAGCGGCGTATGCAAAATAAAACCGCGGTCAATTTGCACTGGGCCGCCATAATGCACGGTTTTTCCCAGTAAGGTGGATGAATTAGCGTCGAGTTTGATTTGTTCGAACAGGTCGGTAAGTGTAATGTCGGTTGCGCGATTAACTATCACGCCCATTGCACCATCTTGATTATGCGTACATATATAAGTGATGGTTTTAGAGAAATAAGGGTCTGACACGGCGGGCATCGCGATGAGAAACTGACCTGTGAGATTGATATTTTCCAATGGTTTTAATTTTAACACGAATTAGTTTAAATGAATCAATTGGTTAACCTGATAATTCATACAAAAAGTTAACACTATTTTTAGTCTAGTTTTTTTAAATATTTAAGCTCAAAAAATTTAAGACTCTTGCTGCCCACATTCCAAATATCCTGTGATTTCCAAACCAAATCCATCCATGCTTGGCATTTTACGTGGCGTTGCCATCAGGCGCATTTTACGCACATTTAAATCCAGCAGAATCTGTGAGCCGATACCATAAGTGCGTAACTCTTGATTGTAGCGCGTCGGTTCATCCGCGTGATTGATTCGCGCCACTAAATCGGCCGCGCTTTCTCGATGTTGCAATAACACAATCACACCACATTCTGATTGAGAAACCGCTTCCATCGCTTGCAGCATATTCCAACTATGTGTACAGCTGCTGCTATCTAACAAATCAAAAACTGACAGCGGCTCATGCACACGTACTAAGGTTTCTTTTTCGGCAGAAGGTTCGCCTTTTACTAAAGCCAAATGGGTTTCGTTGGCAATCTTGTCAGAATAAGCAATCAAGCGCATCTCGCCGTAAGGCGTATTAACAGTACGTTCTGCTGCGCGCTCAATCAGTTTTTCATTCTCACTTCTGTAATGAATTAAATCAGCAATAGTGCCGATTTTGATGCCATGTTCCCGCGCAATTTCCACTAAATCCGGTAAACGCGCCATTTCGCCGTCGTCTTTTAAAATCTCACAGATAACCGATGCAGGTTCTACACCAGCCAGCGCCGCTAAATCGCAACCAGCTTCTGTGTGGCCTGCACGCACCAGCACGCCGCCATCTAAAGCTGTTAATGGAAAAATATGGCCTGGGCTAATGATGCTCTTAGGATTAGCGTCTTTGGCAACTGCGGCTTCAATGGTAGTAGCACGGTCTTTGGCGGAAATGCCTGTGGTCACGCCAGTGGCGGCTTCGATTGAAACCGTGAAATTCGTGCCTAAACGCGTGCCATTTTTTTGCACCATTGGCGGCAGATTCAATTGTTTGCAACGCGCCTCTGTTAAAGTTAAACAGATCAGTCCGCGACCATGTTTCGCCATAAAGTTAATATGCGCCGCAGTTGCAAATTCTGCTGCGATAACAAAGTCGCCTTCATTTTCACGATTCTCATCGTCAACTAAAATAACGATTTTTCCGGCTTTAATGTCGGCAATGATTTCAGTGATAGGGCTAATAGATTCAAGTGGCATTATTTGGACTTTTCATTATTCTTTTGTTCATCATTTTCTTGCGCCCATTCTGTCATACGTTCAAC includes these proteins:
- a CDS encoding aspartate carbamoyltransferase catalytic subunit, producing the protein MINPQLDSDGNLKHLLTIEGLPKRILNQILDTAETFVGVAERDIKKVPLLRGKTVCNIFFENSTRTRTTFEIAAKRLSADVINLNVGTSSQSKGETILDTVDNLIAMHADMFVVRHSQSGAAHFIAQHVPDNISVINAGDGRHAHPTQGLLDVFTIRRYKPDMHNLRVALVGDVLHSRVARSEIHALTTLGVPEVRVIAPKTLLPTDVEKLGVQVFHDMKAGLKDVDVIMMLRLQNERMNGAMLPSAQEYFKTFGLTQEKLQLAKPDAIVMHPGPMNRGVEIDSCVADGNQSVILPQVTYGIAVRMAVMAILGGGSVGGQVGNSV
- the pyrR gene encoding bifunctional pyr operon transcriptional regulator/uracil phosphoribosyltransferase PyrR; translated protein: MQLPNPETLLTDITTKIETQLNQAPSIGQCAFVGIHSGGVWLMQRILATLKLDIPYGTLDAALYRDDYAQRGLKAQSKPSNIAFNVQDKHIILIDDIFYTGRTTRAAMNELFDYGRPASITLAVLINRGGAELPILPNIVGAEILLNPKQSLQLSQDTKGKLHLSLEDNFSENDLLK
- the ruvX gene encoding Holliday junction resolvase RuvX translates to MMQSDLLKNGPKIRSSNSLSQSHLPILERKYPEITGTVLAFDFGEKRIGVAVGETLLKVAHPLTTIESETNDARFNAIATIIEEWRPSLLIVGLPTHMDGGEHLLTSLAKKFAQRLEGRFNLPVMMIDERLSSADAAQNLNAAGVKGFKQKGLIDAVAAQTILQSHFDGL
- a CDS encoding YqgE/AlgH family protein, which encodes MENINLTGQFLIAMPAVSDPYFSKTITYICTHNQDGAMGVIVNRATDITLTDLFEQIKLDANSSTLLGKTVHYGGPVQIDRGFILHTPLIEYNSTILVGNTIALTTSKDILEAAAENNAPEKMLVALGYAGWTPGQLEEEILNNTWLSLDTNNLHDIHALIFDAPNHEKFDLAMQLMGLNLANLSDVAGHA
- the ribBA gene encoding bifunctional 3,4-dihydroxy-2-butanone-4-phosphate synthase/GTP cyclohydrolase II, producing MPLESISPITEIIADIKAGKIVILVDDENRENEGDFVIAAEFATAAHINFMAKHGRGLICLTLTEARCKQLNLPPMVQKNGTRLGTNFTVSIEAATGVTTGISAKDRATTIEAAVAKDANPKSIISPGHIFPLTALDGGVLVRAGHTEAGCDLAALAGVEPASVICEILKDDGEMARLPDLVEIAREHGIKIGTIADLIHYRSENEKLIERAAERTVNTPYGEMRLIAYSDKIANETHLALVKGEPSAEKETLVRVHEPLSVFDLLDSSSCTHSWNMLQAMEAVSQSECGVIVLLQHRESAADLVARINHADEPTRYNQELRTYGIGSQILLDLNVRKMRLMATPRKMPSMDGFGLEITGYLECGQQES